The following coding sequences are from one Thunnus maccoyii chromosome 17, fThuMac1.1, whole genome shotgun sequence window:
- the chac1 gene encoding glutathione-specific gamma-glutamylcyclotransferase 1, whose protein sequence is MKSDIIPEKRSLWIFGYGSLVWKPDFEYKRSKVGYIQGYKRRFWHGDNFHRGNDETPGRVVTLIKDDDASTWGVAFEVTGAQVEKSLQYLNVRETVCGGYITEMVDFFPEGEDQSPVQALVYIATADNALYLGKASPAEIAAQIVMCRGKTGHNLEYLLRLAEFMRSSCPQVEDHHLFSIEAAAMTMVVYLFLLVAQWLVPFVSLANSGYMRKTHKHTPTTLKLFISHAVQLYIMMLKIYS, encoded by the exons ATGAAGTCTGACATAATCCCCGAGAAGAGAAGCCTGTGGATCTTCGGGTACGGGTCACTGGTGTGGAAACCTGACTTCGAGTACAAGAGGAGCAAAGTCGGTTACATTCAAGGCTACAAGAGACGCTTCTGGCACGGAGATAACTTCCACCGCGGAAACGACGAGACG cccGGAAGAGTGGTGACTCTAATCAAGGATGATGAC GCCAGCACTTGGGGTGTGGCGTTCGAGGTGACGGGCGCTCAAGTGGAGAAGTCCCTGCAGTACCTGAATGTGCGTGAGACGGTCTGCGGTGGCTACATCACCGAGATGGTTGATTTCTTCCCCGAGGGGGAGGATCAGTCTCCAGTTCAGGCGCTGGTGTACATCGCCACCGCTGACAACGCTCTCTACCTGGGGAAGGCCAGCCCAGCGGAGATTGCTGCCCAGATCGTTATGTGCAGAGGGAAGACGGGCCACAACCTGGAGTACCTGCTCCGGCTGGCAGAGTTCATGAGGAGCAGCTGCCCACAGGTGGAGGACCATCACCTGTTCTCCATCGAGGCAGCAGCCATGACCATGGTGGTCTATCTGTTTCTGTTGGTAGCCCAGTGGCTTGTACCCTTTGTCTCACTAGCTAATAGTGGATACATGcgcaaaacacacaaacacacacccacaacaCTGAAGCTTTTCATCAGTCATGCGGTCCAACTCTACATTatgatgttaaaaatatattcataa